The window AAAGCCAAGAATAAAATCAACACAAAAAACGATCTGCAATTCCCAGGAAGAGGGCAGCTAAAAACCGTTCCGTCAGACTTACTCATTCCTGCTCAGCCATCGACAAAGCTGGCTTCCTGCTTCACCGAGGCGGTTCGCTTGGCGCGAAACGCCAAGCCAGAGCCTTCCTCTCCGCAGGCGTGATTTCCGGCGGAACTCGCCGTAGCGAGCGCCAGGCGCTCAAGATTTTTCGCCGCGTTCAGGTCGCGGTCGTGGATCGCACCGCAGGCCGGGCAAGTCCACTCCCGCGCCGACAGCGGCAAGGTTTCCAACTCGTACCCGCACGCCGAACACGTCTTGCTGCTGGCGTAGAACCGATCCGCAACCACCACCACGCTTCCCCGCATAGCGGCCTTGTACTCCAGCTGCCGCCGGAACTCGAAGAAACCGCCGGCTGCGATGGAACGGGCAAGACGCCGGTTGCCCATCATTCCACGCACATTCAGGTCCTCGACGCCGATGATCGAAAACCGACGCGTGAGGCCGGCCGACAGCTTGTGCAGGGCGTCCATGCGGCTGTTGGCGATTCGAGCGTGCAGCCTAGCCAGCTTTACCTTGGCCTTTCGCCGGTTGGCCGATCCCTTGGCCTTGCGCGAGAGGCTCCGCGAGAGCCTGCGCAAGCGGCCCAGCCGCGCCTTGTGCGGCTTGGGGCCAGGCACCTTCTCCCCCGTCGAGAGCGTTGCCAGCGCGGTCAGGCCCAAGTCCACACCCACCGCGCCTTGGTTCTCGGCTTTGGGTAGATGCAGCCCGGGAGCGTCTACTGTGATGCTGGCGAACCATCGGTCGGCCACCCGGGAGACCGTGGCCGACACGATCTTACCGGTGAAGCGCAACGGCTCGCGCATGCGCACCCAGCCAAGATTCGGGATGCGAATGCGGCAGCCGTCAACCTCAAACTGATCGTTGGTAAGGGTGAAACGGTCGTCACGGCCTTTCTTGCGAAATTGTGGATACCGCGCTCGACCCGCGAAGAAGTTCGCAAACGCCTGCCCCAGCTGAATAATCGCCATCTGCGGGGCACATTTGGTGACTTCCAGCATCCAGGGGAACTGCTCGCGCTTGATGGCGTTGAGCTGGCGGCGCAAGGAATACTGCGATGGCTTGGGCAATCTCTTGTCGGCCTTCCATGCCTCGTACTGCTTTTGCCACTGCTCCAGCGCCCAGTTGTAGGCGAAGCGTGCCGTGCCCGCAGCCTTGGCAAAATAGGTCGCCTGCGCGTTGTTCGGATCAAGGGCTATTTTGTGGGAAATCAGCATTGCGCAACCTTAAGATTATCCCTGTTTTTATCAGATCCAACGCTTTCGTGTCTCCTGTTGCCTTTCCATTCCCAACGCTTCAGCACTTGGGCACAAATACCAAGAAACTCGGCGGCTTCGTGGATACCTGCCAGTTAGCGTTTTATGTGTGAAATATTTAAAAAAGCGCAGGAATAAGCAAGGATTAAATTAACTGTTCAAACCCTTTTTCTTTCTTCCCTTGATCTGTAAAGCTTGGATTACTTCTTTGAGAGGGAGGCAGTTGATAACATCTTCTTTGCGCAGCCACCCTTTACGGGCGATATTGACTCCAATCTTAAAGAAAGCGATTTCTTTGAAGTGGTGTGCGTCAGGATTGATAACGCACTTTACCCCTTTATCTCTAGCTGTTTTCCATAGTCTCCAGTCCATATCCAGCCGCATAGGCTGAGCATTTAACTCTATCCAACAACCTGTCTTTGCGGCGCAATCAATAACCTTGTCCATGTTTACAGGATAAGGTTTTCTGACCAACAATAATCTTCCCGTCGGATGCCCTAACATTGTCACGTAAGGATTCTCCATGGCTTTTATAAGCCTTTGGGTATTATCATCTTCATCGCTAGAAAAACCGGCATGAAGAGAAGCAACGACATAATCCAGCTCTTTGAGCAAGGAGTCGGGAAAATCCAATTTCCCTTCTTTCAAGATGTCACACTCGATACCGCTCAATAACCGGAAATTTTTCCACCGGGCATTCATGTTTTTTATTTTTTCAACCTGGGCATATACTCTTTCTTCACTCAGCCCATTAGCTTGAAAAGAAGATTTCGAGTGATCGGCTATACCCAGGTATTCTAATCCCATGTCCATGGCTGCCTTGGCCATCTCTTCCAAGCTACTCCTGCCGTCGCTTTCGGTTGTATGACAATGGAAAACTCCCCGAATATCTTCCCATTCCACGAGTCTTGGGATTTCATTTTTTTCAGCAGCTTCAATCTCGCCCATGTTTTCTCTCAGTTCTGGAGGAATGTAGGCAAGACCCAAGGATGCATAAATGTCTTTTTCGCTCCGGCATGGAATCTTGGATTCAAAAGGTTGAACAAGCTGAGGGTTATCCTCGGATTCTCCTTCAGCCGTTTCTCTTTCTTGTGCTCTCGACACCCGGAAAAGTCCCCATTCGGATAGTTTTTTGCCCTGGGCAATCGCTCTTTGCCGCAAGGCCACGTTATGTTCCTTGCTTCCTGTAAAATGAAGGAGAGCATAAGCATAATCTTCATCCGGGACAACGCGCAGATCACAGGAAATACCTTTTTCCAGTAACACCGTGGATTTCGTTTCTCCATGATTGACAATGCGACTTACTTGGGGAAACCGCACGAAATAATCCATGACGGCCTGCGGTGTTCCGGAAGTACATATAAAATCAAGATCTTTTACGATCTCTTTTCCCCTCCGAAAACTCCCGGCAACATGAACATGAACAATTGAAGGATTTTTTTTCAGATAATCAAGGAGCTCTTCTACGATGTTGATGAGATCCCCGTACCGATGGTAGGCGGCAAAAGAGCGGAATTGACTAATTCCTAAAAGGATGTTTTCTTCGGACTTTGGACCAAAACCGGCTAATACGGCGATCCGATGTTCCTTGCATGCTTTCTCCAAAGAATCAATATCTTTAATCCCGAGTTCCTCATAAAGAATCTTTGCTCTCTTGGGTCCCACTCCCGGAATCTCAAGTATCTCTAAGAGACTGGCAGGAAACTCTTTTTTCAATTCTTCGTAATAGGGCAGGCTCCCCGTAGTGATCAGCTGGGTTATTTTTTCTCCAATTCCCTCCCCAATGCCTTTTATCCCCTTGAGACGTCCTTGGGCGACCAGATCGTCCAGCTCCTCGGCTAAAGAGTCAATTACCCTTGCAGCTGTTCGATAAGCCCTGGATTTAAAGGGATTTTCCCCTTTCAATTCAAGCAAAGTGGCGATGCCTTCAAGAACAGAAACGACCGTCTGTTTATCCACTTTCTTCGCCGGGGAAAGAACTTTTTTTGGAACTTCGACTTGTGAAGCGTCTGAAGTCGGGGACTGATTTTCCTTTTTTTTCTTTGCCATGTTGTTAATTTTAGCTTTTTTTTTATGAGAAAAAAATGAAGAAAATCCCCTTTTGATTGCCCGGTAAGGCAAGTATATAATCTCCCCTAGCTTAACAAGCTGTCCAGGGCTGCCTTAAGGGAATCCTTTTCATTGATAAAACTAGAAATGGACTTCGTGCTCTCTGAAAAATTATGGAAAGAAGCCCAGGAAATTTTTCCTGGCGGAGTCAATTCTCCCGTTCGTTCTTTTCAATCGGTAGGCGGCTTCCCTTTTTATGTCAGCCGAGCGAAAGGTTCAAAAATCACCGATGTCGATGGAAACGACTATACCGATTATGTCTGTTCATGGGGAGCTTTAATTCATGGTCATGCCCATCCTGCCGTTGTGCGGGCCGTGGGAGAAGCCCTTAAAGACGGAACGAGTTACGGCGCAAACAGCCCGCTTGAAATCAAGCTTGCCCGGCTTATCCAGTCCGCCATGCCTTCGATCGAAAAAATCCGGTTCGTCAACAGTGGAACCGAGGCATGCATGACCGCTATAAGAATAGCCAGGGGAGTGAGTGGAAGAGAAAAGATAATGAAGTTTGAAGGATGTTATCATGGACACTCGGATAGCCTTTTGGTCAAAGCCGGTTCTGGAGCTCTCACTACGGCTGTACCCAACAGCGCCGGCATTCCTCCATGTCTTTCCTCTTTAACTCTCGTTCTTCCCTGGAATGACAGGCAAACTCTTCTTGAAGCTTTTAAACGACAGGGCAAAGAAACGGCTGCCGTTATCCTCGAACCGGTGCTGGCGAACTGCGGATTAATTCCTCCCGAAGAGGGTTTTTTAGAATGCCTCTTTAAGACGGCTCGAGAATATGGAACTCTTGTCATATTCGACGAGGTGATTACAGGTTTTAGATTGGCCTTGGGCGGGGCACAGGAAATTTTCGGAATTCAACCTGACCTGACCGTGCTTGGGAAAATCATTGGTGGAGGATTGCCCGTGGGGGCTGTTGGAGGCAAAAAAGAGATCATGGACAGCCTATCTCCACTGGGAAGTGTTTACCAAGCCGGGACACTCAGCGGCAATCCCCTGGCTATGGCCGCGGGCATTGCTCAACTTGAACAGATCAAAAAAGCACCACCCTACAGCCATCTAGAAACTTTAGGAAGTGAGCTTGAATCGGCAATAAAAGACATTCAAAGAAAGCTACCAATCCCTTTTCAGTTCAATCGACGCGGATCCCTGTTCAGCTTTTTCTTTACCGCAAAAAACATTCGATCCGCTACCGATGTTTATAGCGTAGATAAAAAGCGATTTTCTTGTTTCTTTACCTCCCTTCTCCATTCAGGCATATTTCTTCCCCCTTCCCCTTTTGAAACCGCTTTTTTGAGTACAGCCCACAGCGAAACTGACATTGATGAACTGGTCAAGTTCGTTTATGATATTTTAAAGAAGATGCCATGACTCTTTTATTACGCCTCGTTTTCGTGGTTTGGGTTTCCCTGGTTTTCTTTCTTTCCACGGGGCAATTTTGCCTGGGTTCCGAAAGCAACTCTGCTGTGGAATATTATCCGAAAGAAAAGCTTAAACCCGGAATGCGGGGTATTACTTATACCGTCTTACAAGGAGATAAAATTGAACCCCTCCAAACGGAGATCCTGGGTATAGCTAAAAACTACATCGGGCCGGGGCTCGACCTGATCATCGCCAAGCTCGTCGACCCCAAAACGGCGGTGATTGGAGCCGTTCATGGCATGAGCGGCAGTCCTCTCTACGTGGATGGGAAACTTGTAGGGGCATTGTCCCGTCGGATTGCTTCCTTTGAAAAAGATGGCCACTGTGGTTTTACCCCGATAGAAGATATGCTTAAGGTCGAAAGGATGGAGAATCAAAACCTCGGTTCTCCTTCGTCGTATCTTTCTTTAGGGAACAGCTCCTCCTGGAATCTTATCGGACCTCGTCGCCCCGGGGGACTTTTGCAACAAAGAACGGATTGGCTGGCTGTCCCTCTTACGGTTAGCGGCATCAACCAAAATCTTTTTGAAAAGTATCTCAAGCGATTCGGCTGGGAAAAATTTCCCTTCCTGGTTGTTTCCGGTGGATCTGGATCTTCCTCTTTGACCGTCCAACCTGAATCTTTGCAACCGGGTTCTCCCGTCTCCGCCGTCATGATGACAGGAGATATTTCTATAGGAGGAACCGGTACCTTGACATGGAGAAAGGGGATCAACGTTCTAGCTTTTGGTCATCCCATGTTCGGATTCGGCAAAAGCGATCTTCCCATGGCCATGGCTGAAGTCATTACGACCATCCCCAGCTATGAAACCCCTTATAAACTGGCGAATATCGGTTCCGTTATAGGAACTATACTGGAGGATCGGCTTTCGGCAATCGGAGGCAAAATAGGCCCTATTCCTCCCATGGCTTCTTACAGCTTGAAAAGGATCCACGATGATAAAATGCTGAAGCCTCTAGAAGGGCGATTTATATCGCATCCTTCCCTCTCTCCCATGCTCGTCAATCTTGCCTTAGCCGAGGCCTTGTCTTCTACGGATAATTCCTCGCGAACGTTTTCAGTTAAAGTCGAGGGGAAGGTTCTTTTTGAAAATCTCCCTCCCCTTTTCCTGGGAGGGTTTTATTCGGGACATGATACCGATATCATCGATGCGACCATGGAAATTACCAAGCCGTTGAATATCCTTTTTGAACAACCTTGGATCGAACCCAAAATCAAGTCCTTGGACCTTTCCGTTGTTTCTTCTGAAAAAGAAAAGGTATGGATGGTCGAAAAGATCTATACCGATTCTCAAAGATATAAACCTTCTTCTCAAGTCCATCTCCAGCTTGAACTGAAAGAAAAGTATGGAGAAAAACTCCTGCGCAGTGTCCAGTTCAATATCCCCTCAACGGTGGGTGCTTCCACGACCTTGACGGTGCGCGTTCTTTCCGGCAATATCCTTGACAAGATTATCTTGGATAAAAAGATCCAGGATATATCCGACGCAAAGGAGCTTGTTGAGGCCCTGAATGCAAGACATAAAACCAATAGCCTTTACATACAACTTGTTGCCGAAAGTCCCGGAGAAGTCCGCGCAGGTCATGAACTGCCTTCCTTACCTCTTTCTTTAACCGTCCTTTCCAATGCATCAAACGTTTCCAGGCTGACCGTTCAGGACAACGAGGAGATATTAACAGAAACCGAAATGGAGCTCCCGGGCATGGTATGGGCAGACAAGGCCGTGAAAATTGAAGTCCAGTAAGCAGAAGTGCCGTTCTATTCCAATAGGATAAAAAAAATCTTTTACTTTCATTTCTTGACAGTTCGATCAAAAGATTATAAAGCCTTCAGTAGTTTGTATTTAAAAATATTTTCATCCTTTCTGGATGAAGCTTTGAAAATTTTTTACAAAAAAAAGAGGTTACCGATGCACAAGGTCAGTGGGTTTTTTCTCTGTTTTATCTGTTTGCCCCTTCTTTCCTTTTTTTCCTCGAACCCCGGTTATTCTCAAGAAATTGCTCCTGATAAAGTCAAAACCATCTTCGGCATCGTCCCCAAAGTTGCAGAAAATCCTTCTAATCCCGTTACTCCTGAGAAGGTCAACTTGGGGCGCTATCTCTTTTTTGAACCCAGGCTTTCAAAGAGTTCTAAAATCAGTTGCAATTCCTGCCATAGCTTGGCTAATAGCGGGGTTGATGGCCTGCCGACTTCAATCGGTCATAAATGGCAAATCGGTCCAAGAAATGCTCCCACGGTATTGAATGCGGCCTTGGAATTCACCCAATTTTGGGACGGTCGAGCCAAGGATGTCGAAGAACAAGCCATGGGACCGATGCTAAATCCCAAGGAAATGGCCTCGACCAAGGAACTCGTGGTCCAAAGGCTGAAAAGTATCCCCCAATACGTGGAAATGTTCAAGAAAGCATTTCCTGATGAAACCGATCCGGTCAGTTTTGAGAACGCGGCAAAAGCGATAGCTGCCTTTGAACGCACCCTCATAACCCCGTCTCGTTTTGACCGATACATGGACGGAGACCTGTCGGCGTTAAGTCCCGAAGAAAAAGAAGGACTGAAGACTTTTATCCAGACCGGTTGTATTTCCTGCCATAATGGAACGGGTATTGGAGGAGGAATGTTCCAAAAATTCGGCTTGGTCCACAAGGTTAGCTGGTTGCAGGACCTGGGGAGATTCGAGGTCACCAACAACCCGGCGGATAAATATGTTTTCAAAGTTCCTTCTCTACGCAACGTGGCTAAAACCGCTCCCTATTTCAACAATGGTCATACTTGGTCTTTAGAAGAGGCGGTAAAAACGATGGGGTATGTGCAGCTTGGAAAGAATTTAACCGATGAAGAAGTAAAGAAAATCGTGAGCTTCCTCGGCAGTCTTTCTGCAGAACCTCCCCTGCAAGTTACTCTACCCAATCTCCCTCCTTCGACACCACAAACCCCAAAACCAATGCCTTAAAAGGGTGATTTTTAGAGGAAAACTAAGCCTTGGATTTCGGGTTTTAGCTTGTATTGGCTCCTCTTTTTATAAGAGCGGTGTTTTTTTCTTCTTTTTCTAAGGCTAATAAGGATATGAAAACGGAGCATGCATTTTGGCCATGAATATTTTTAAAAAGATTCCCTCTCAAATCTTTATTTTAAGCTTATTTTTTTTTCAAAGCCCTCCAGAAATCCACGCTATTCATCCTCAAAGAATAATTTTAGACAGTTACAATGACTTTGCCCAAGGAACTTCTGAAAGTGTCGAAATAAAAGCCGAAGGAACGCTTGTTCCCTCCCCTTTCATGGAAAAAATTTGCAGCCTTCCTGCCGAACAAACCTGGTCAATCTTGGCTGAATCTTTAGACAGTTGCCTTGTAGGAACATCTCCAGAGGGGAAGTTGTTTCGCGTCAAAAAAGACGGTTCATACCAACTCATCGCCAAGTTTCCCGAAGGGAATGTTTCAGCCTTAGCCAAAAACAAGAAGGGAGAGATCTTCGTCGGCACTTCCCCCGATGGGAAAATTTACAAAATCGATACAAACGGCCACTTTACCGTCTTTTTTGATCCAAAGGAAAAATACATATGGAGTCTTATTTGTGATGATAAATCTAATGTCTATGTAGGAACCGGAATTGGAGGACGTATTTACCGGTTAACCGCCGAGGCCAAAGGAGAAATTTATGCCACGGTCAATGAAACCCATGTCCGTACCTTGCTTTTCCATCCTGCAAAAGATACCTTGCTTGCGGGAACGGCAAACAGGGGAGCCATTTACGAAATTTTCCAAGGAGGCAAATCCATCCTTCTTGTCGATCCTGAAAAAGATGAGATCAACCAACTGGTAGCTGGAGAGGAGGGAAACGTTTACTTTTCTACCGTCGGAAAGAAAAAATCTCCTCGGATACAAAATCAATCCCCACAGGACAGCTCCTCCTTACTGCCAGAAGGGTGGATAGAAGTCAGTGGAGAACCCGACGAAACCAAGGAGTATCCCAGCACAAAAACTCAACCCCTCGTCTCGATAAAGCCTTCTATTCCTCCAAGGCTTTCCGAAATCTGGAAAATGGAAAAAACAGGGACAGCCTATCCCATTTGGAGCAGCAAGGATTTTGTTTTTGCCATCCAGTGGTTTAAGGACCGGCTTTTCATAGGATCAGAGTCCGGAGGTTATATCTACTCGATTGATTCCAATGGGAAAATGGATCGGGTGATGAAAACGGATTCTAACCAGGTTAATGCCTTTGCCTTAAGTGGGAACCAACTATTCATTTCTTCAAGCAATCCCGTTCACATTTATTTGAGCGGAGAAAGTGCGCGTGAAAGAGAATCTGTCTATCGTTCTTGGCCTTTAGATGCAGGATCGATAGCCAAATGGGGATCAATAAGGCTGGAAAAAGAAGGAAACGTTGAAATCCTCACAAGAACGGGTAATACCCATAGGACAGAAGCGGGATGGTACGGGTGGCAGCCGCTCGTGGACAACCATTGTGTAAGTCCAAAGGGCAGGTACTTGCAATTCGAACTTCGGCTCGGGAAAAACGCCAAGGTGAGCCGGGTCGAAATCGCCTGTTTACCCGAGAATATTCCTCCTAAAATCGAATTGTTAAAAATCCTCCCTTCCGGAATTTCTTATAGCAGTCTAACGATGCCTCCTCCGCCCCCTCCAACCAAGACGATCGATCAGCTTCTTTCTCACGATGAAAAACCCCCTGAGTTTGAAAGCCAAGCCCTTCCCCCGCGATTTCAGATCAAGGAAAGCCGGGGACTTCGGACAGCCGTTTGGAAGGCTGTTGATCCGGATGGAGATGACCTAAAGTACTGCATTTTCTTTAGGCCTTTTCTTTCTCCTCGCTGGACAG is drawn from Methylacidiphilum infernorum V4 and contains these coding sequences:
- the polX gene encoding DNA polymerase/3'-5' exonuclease PolX — encoded protein: MAKKKKENQSPTSDASQVEVPKKVLSPAKKVDKQTVVSVLEGIATLLELKGENPFKSRAYRTAARVIDSLAEELDDLVAQGRLKGIKGIGEGIGEKITQLITTGSLPYYEELKKEFPASLLEILEIPGVGPKRAKILYEELGIKDIDSLEKACKEHRIAVLAGFGPKSEENILLGISQFRSFAAYHRYGDLINIVEELLDYLKKNPSIVHVHVAGSFRRGKEIVKDLDFICTSGTPQAVMDYFVRFPQVSRIVNHGETKSTVLLEKGISCDLRVVPDEDYAYALLHFTGSKEHNVALRQRAIAQGKKLSEWGLFRVSRAQERETAEGESEDNPQLVQPFESKIPCRSEKDIYASLGLAYIPPELRENMGEIEAAEKNEIPRLVEWEDIRGVFHCHTTESDGRSSLEEMAKAAMDMGLEYLGIADHSKSSFQANGLSEERVYAQVEKIKNMNARWKNFRLLSGIECDILKEGKLDFPDSLLKELDYVVASLHAGFSSDEDDNTQRLIKAMENPYVTMLGHPTGRLLLVRKPYPVNMDKVIDCAAKTGCWIELNAQPMRLDMDWRLWKTARDKGVKCVINPDAHHFKEIAFFKIGVNIARKGWLRKEDVINCLPLKEVIQALQIKGRKKKGLNS
- a CDS encoding cytochrome-c peroxidase, which encodes MHKVSGFFLCFICLPLLSFFSSNPGYSQEIAPDKVKTIFGIVPKVAENPSNPVTPEKVNLGRYLFFEPRLSKSSKISCNSCHSLANSGVDGLPTSIGHKWQIGPRNAPTVLNAALEFTQFWDGRAKDVEEQAMGPMLNPKEMASTKELVVQRLKSIPQYVEMFKKAFPDETDPVSFENAAKAIAAFERTLITPSRFDRYMDGDLSALSPEEKEGLKTFIQTGCISCHNGTGIGGGMFQKFGLVHKVSWLQDLGRFEVTNNPADKYVFKVPSLRNVAKTAPYFNNGHTWSLEEAVKTMGYVQLGKNLTDEEVKKIVSFLGSLSAEPPLQVTLPNLPPSTPQTPKPMP
- a CDS encoding RNA-guided endonuclease InsQ/TnpB family protein → MLISHKIALDPNNAQATYFAKAAGTARFAYNWALEQWQKQYEAWKADKRLPKPSQYSLRRQLNAIKREQFPWMLEVTKCAPQMAIIQLGQAFANFFAGRARYPQFRKKGRDDRFTLTNDQFEVDGCRIRIPNLGWVRMREPLRFTGKIVSATVSRVADRWFASITVDAPGLHLPKAENQGAVGVDLGLTALATLSTGEKVPGPKPHKARLGRLRRLSRSLSRKAKGSANRRKAKVKLARLHARIANSRMDALHKLSAGLTRRFSIIGVEDLNVRGMMGNRRLARSIAAGGFFEFRRQLEYKAAMRGSVVVVADRFYASSKTCSACGYELETLPLSAREWTCPACGAIHDRDLNAAKNLERLALATASSAGNHACGEEGSGLAFRAKRTASVKQEASFVDG
- a CDS encoding SpoIVB peptidase S55 domain-containing protein, which produces MTLLLRLVFVVWVSLVFFLSTGQFCLGSESNSAVEYYPKEKLKPGMRGITYTVLQGDKIEPLQTEILGIAKNYIGPGLDLIIAKLVDPKTAVIGAVHGMSGSPLYVDGKLVGALSRRIASFEKDGHCGFTPIEDMLKVERMENQNLGSPSSYLSLGNSSSWNLIGPRRPGGLLQQRTDWLAVPLTVSGINQNLFEKYLKRFGWEKFPFLVVSGGSGSSSLTVQPESLQPGSPVSAVMMTGDISIGGTGTLTWRKGINVLAFGHPMFGFGKSDLPMAMAEVITTIPSYETPYKLANIGSVIGTILEDRLSAIGGKIGPIPPMASYSLKRIHDDKMLKPLEGRFISHPSLSPMLVNLALAEALSSTDNSSRTFSVKVEGKVLFENLPPLFLGGFYSGHDTDIIDATMEITKPLNILFEQPWIEPKIKSLDLSVVSSEKEKVWMVEKIYTDSQRYKPSSQVHLQLELKEKYGEKLLRSVQFNIPSTVGASTTLTVRVLSGNILDKIILDKKIQDISDAKELVEALNARHKTNSLYIQLVAESPGEVRAGHELPSLPLSLTVLSNASNVSRLTVQDNEEILTETEMELPGMVWADKAVKIEVQ
- a CDS encoding WD40 repeat domain-containing protein produces the protein MNIFKKIPSQIFILSLFFFQSPPEIHAIHPQRIILDSYNDFAQGTSESVEIKAEGTLVPSPFMEKICSLPAEQTWSILAESLDSCLVGTSPEGKLFRVKKDGSYQLIAKFPEGNVSALAKNKKGEIFVGTSPDGKIYKIDTNGHFTVFFDPKEKYIWSLICDDKSNVYVGTGIGGRIYRLTAEAKGEIYATVNETHVRTLLFHPAKDTLLAGTANRGAIYEIFQGGKSILLVDPEKDEINQLVAGEEGNVYFSTVGKKKSPRIQNQSPQDSSSLLPEGWIEVSGEPDETKEYPSTKTQPLVSIKPSIPPRLSEIWKMEKTGTAYPIWSSKDFVFAIQWFKDRLFIGSESGGYIYSIDSNGKMDRVMKTDSNQVNAFALSGNQLFISSSNPVHIYLSGESARERESVYRSWPLDAGSIAKWGSIRLEKEGNVEILTRTGNTHRTEAGWYGWQPLVDNHCVSPKGRYLQFELRLGKNAKVSRVEIACLPENIPPKIELLKILPSGISYSSLTMPPPPPPTKTIDQLLSHDEKPPEFESQALPPRFQIKESRGLRTAVWKAVDPDGDDLKYCIFFRPFLSPRWTVLAKDLDESLFSWDTTGWPDGFYVLKVEATDEKDNPLGMGLKASLESRPFLVDNTPPKIHIQNKTLNAISLTVSDEGSGIKTVEISEDGKNFTPLYPKEGVLDFQKQEFVISLTQEKKILFIRAEDESGNISNALVNQ
- the hemL gene encoding glutamate-1-semialdehyde 2,1-aminomutase; translated protein: MDFVLSEKLWKEAQEIFPGGVNSPVRSFQSVGGFPFYVSRAKGSKITDVDGNDYTDYVCSWGALIHGHAHPAVVRAVGEALKDGTSYGANSPLEIKLARLIQSAMPSIEKIRFVNSGTEACMTAIRIARGVSGREKIMKFEGCYHGHSDSLLVKAGSGALTTAVPNSAGIPPCLSSLTLVLPWNDRQTLLEAFKRQGKETAAVILEPVLANCGLIPPEEGFLECLFKTAREYGTLVIFDEVITGFRLALGGAQEIFGIQPDLTVLGKIIGGGLPVGAVGGKKEIMDSLSPLGSVYQAGTLSGNPLAMAAGIAQLEQIKKAPPYSHLETLGSELESAIKDIQRKLPIPFQFNRRGSLFSFFFTAKNIRSATDVYSVDKKRFSCFFTSLLHSGIFLPPSPFETAFLSTAHSETDIDELVKFVYDILKKMP